Part of the Loxodonta africana isolate mLoxAfr1 chromosome 15, mLoxAfr1.hap2, whole genome shotgun sequence genome is shown below.
CTACCAACAATAAGTCACTAGTACCGTTTTTGTGCCATTTTATCAAAGACATTAATTTTAGAgaataataattattaattaCTAGCAACAGGGACAAAGAACACATTTCAAAACTTCAAATATGGGATAATTAGGGGAAatcaaatatatacattttaaggCAGAATACCCATAAGGGTATCTCcattaagtaattttttaaatatcttttttaaaacataactCATGAAGAACCAGCTCTTTTGTACTTACAGCACAAAATTCTTCAAAGGATATTCTTCCATCTCCATCCTTATCTGCATTTATTATGGTTTTGTCTACAATTTGCTGTAATTGTGTATCTTTCAGATTGTTCCCCACCATCATCTTCAGCACCTGGAAGAGTTCCCCATTCGAAATATAGCCATCTTTATCCATGTCATAGATACGgaaagcaactaaaaaaaaaaaaagagtaaggaaAATCAATGGTAATTACAGGCAATCGCAAATACTTTTCCTTgagacagaaaacaataaattgaCACAGATCCATAATTATGACTATGAGAATGGCTCCTTCCTAAACATAGAAGTCGCTTTTTTTTATGAGCTATGGGGTCAAGACTGTCTGGGTCAGTTAGTCAGCCTTGCTAAGCTTCAGCATCTGCATCAATAAACCTGAGGATATTTACAGTTCCAACTTCCTGGCTCTTACGAAGAGTAcgtaaatgagataatacacttCAAGCGTTTACAGCAGTGTCTGATACACAGCAAAAATCTCAATAATATATACACTGTCGCAGAACAAAGGAAACCGAATTGGCTGCTATATTTTATATAATCATTTCTCCAAAAGCCTGTCTTTTGGATACTAATATTTGACATGGTTAATTCTTACTAATTTGTTGGAACTGCTTACCGTTAATCATGCaaacataatttttattctgAAGTAACGTTTCACAATTAATGGTTTGAAATGAGTGATAAGCAAACCAGTTTGAAATAAAATATGGACATGTGCCACTGTATTATAACACTATACGCTTTCTTGAcagttaaactttaaaaaaaattttttttgtagcaTATATTGTATGTTTATGGTATATGCAGTAAATAACAATATGGccaaaaataaatcaatgaacCTCAGTAAAAGTCATTGTTATTTCTACTATTCTCATGTATTTCAAGGGTTTATCTGCATATACTCCAGCCTCAGAGAACTTTTACtgaataaatgtctttcttaaCAGTTTACAAAGATTTCAGATGTTCACAATGACACAGGCTGCCTACATAAAACAAGTACTGAACTTCCTGGCTAAATATATTTCTGaacaactcatagcagccctgaaagagtagaactgcccaacagggtttccaaggagcgggtggtggttctgaactgcccaccttttgtttgggagccgagctcttaaccactgcaccaccaggttcccAATGTGCATCAGCCAAGTTAACCTAATCACATTAGAACATTTCTTGCCACTTCCATCAAAAAATCTCTTAGACAAGTCATATACGCATTGCATACAGCTATATTCAGAAGAAGACAATTCTATTTTCCTTCTACTCAACAAATAGCAATGATGACTTATTATTAAAAATCTTATTTGCAAGTGGCCTAAAAGGATTTTCACTAGAATATAAAATTTCTGTTATGTCTACTAATATCTGGACTAAAAGACGACTTTGAGGATATTTTAGAAGGCTGCAATGCAGTATGTGGTGGTGGTATACGGGGCAGATGAACTCGGTGAAGACAAATACTTACACCTCAACTTCTGTTCCTTGTCTCCTTTGACACTGAACTGAGACACTCCCTCAATGAATTCTGCataagagaagaaaatgtttacaaatcagaAGTTTCAATGCTTTATACAGAAAAGCAATGTTTACCTTACACACCCACAAAAGGATACTTTGTTgctgcaaaaagaaaacattactaCCAAACCCACGGCTGTGGAGTCGAAATGGAAAATGCCAAATTTTAAACCTTCAATAAACAAGGttctataaattttttaatgtgaaCTTGGAGTCTCTATGGTCAAATCAATTTGAATAAATATTACCAACAGCACAGTctattacaaaaagacaaaacatattttttaaactaGTTAACTTTCTTTTCAGAATATGGCTATAAAAGGAActttaaaaaaagcttttaagTTGTTTTGctagaataaaaataattttgaatttcTGGTTCCAGAAACTCTGAATTATTTAAATAAACTGTTGAAGGTTTCATGACAAATGGTCATTTTTCTTCATTGCCTGCTAAATACCCCATCATAGTTTCAGATCCCCTCACTTATAATTCAGTTTCTCAAACTAAAATTACAAAGTCTGCTGACAATTTTATAGTGAAATGAAACATTTATTTTAAGTACAGAATCAAAAATAAAACTATGTATCATGTTAGTGTTAGCAAATGTGCTATTGAGTGTCCTTGTAAAATCCAGATTAAATTAATCCTGTTCTATGGTGACGCACACATTCTCCCTCCTGCagtttagttttcttttattgctgAGTTAGTATAAGTCTCAttgttaaagtttaaaaaatgcaGCTTCTGATATTCTAAGTTTTCATAAAATGAAACTAGTTTTctaaacacaaaggaaatagcCAAGTCCCTTTTTGTTTAGAGTATCTTAAAAGACAGCTTGATCTAAAATTTAAAGGACCTTAGCTCATTAAGGTTGTAATGAGCTACGCTCATTAAGCTCACAGATTGTGAAATTTACTAACAATCTATTATCAATAAGGTCACCAGGAATATAAAGacatttaagaaaaacaaaatttttcagATAGTTTTGTACAAAGAGATAAAAACACTACTCATAGGTTATCTAacttgtgatttttttaattaaaaagaaaaaaaaagcctttcttACCTTTAAAGTCTACTTCTCCGTTCCCATCTGTGTCAAATATGTCTATTACTCGCTGCACTAAAGGATTCTGTTGTAACTCTGGCAAGGACATGAACTCTTCCACACTCAAAGAACCAGAATTGTCCAAATCAAGCTTCTTAAATCTCTTTCCTAGCCTTTTGATCTCATCAGCGtcaactgaaaacaaacaaaaagagtagCAAGATTTACAGGATGATTTTATGACGGCTACAGAAAAAAACTCTATTATCCAGTAGTTTCATTTCTAATTTGCTTAAAAGGAATATATACTGTTGACTGATTTCTTAAAACCACAGAGAAAGTACAGCATAAACATTTTAACTTGGTTACCCTGTTGTTGGTCCGCACCTGCCCTAACAGCCATCTGCTGTACGCTGACGAAGACGAGGCAGGATTGATAAGGCTAAGCTAGCTGACCACGGAGGTCCCCTGGATTCTGAGCAGACGGGCTACGTCAGTCTCTCCTCTGAACCAAAGCACCTTCTTTTATTTGTAAATAGTT
Proteins encoded:
- the PPP3R1 gene encoding calcineurin subunit B type 1, with the protein product MGNEASYPLEMCSHFDADEIKRLGKRFKKLDLDNSGSLSVEEFMSLPELQQNPLVQRVIDIFDTDGNGEVDFKEFIEGVSQFSVKGDKEQKLRFAFRIYDMDKDGYISNGELFQVLKMMVGNNLKDTQLQQIVDKTIINADKDGDGRISFEEFCAVVGGLDIHKKMVVDV